Sequence from the Leptospira bourretii genome:
ATACGATTTAATATCATCAGTATATTTCTGTAAAATTTCTTTGGTCAGAAATCCTGAATCAAAACCTTCACGAGGAACGTCTGAAAAAATATAACGAATCTCTAAAAAGCCAGTTGCTTTAACTATTTCTTCTAATGAAGAATGTAGGATGATGTCTTCATAGGACCTAACAAAATACAAAAGAGTGACTTTTCCTTTGAATTGGTTTGCCTGCAATTGTTTGAGGATGGAATGAATCGGAGTGATTCCACTTCCACCAGCCAAAAATAAAATTTTAGAAGGTAAAACCTTTGGAAGAACAAACTCACCCGATGGCTCTCCGAGTTCCAACAAATCGCCTTTTTTAATATTCTGATTGATAAAGTTGGAAACAAGACCACCTGCTTGGCGTTTGACGGTGATACTAAGATACTTTTCACCAGGGAAGGAAGACAAAGAATAAAACCGAGTGACACGTCTACCTGCGATTTCAATAGTCACTGGCACATGTTGGCCCGATACAAATCCTTTCCAAAGCCAATTGGGTTTTAAAACCAATGTCTTTGCATCTGCCGTTTCTTCGCGAACAGCAATGACCTTGGCTTTGACCGTAGTCACCGAAAATCGGGGATTGATTTCTCCTAATAGGAAATCTGCCCAATCTCCTGGTTGGAGGAATTTTAAAAATTCCTTGGGTTGGTTGTAGATAAAAGGAAAGGTTTTCATTTTCGCCTCATGTTTCGCATTTAAGTGAACACTCGTTCACAGAGATATCTAATAGTGTTAATTTACGTCGTTAGCTATGTCAATCCCTAATTCTCCATTTAGTCCTTGCTTTTTAAAAAAAAGTGAACAATCGTTTACTGAATTCACGCCATGAAACTCAACAAACGCTATGCCCAAAAGCTTCGTACCCATAGCAATCTGCTCGATGGAGCTTTGCGACTGATGGGAGAAGAGAAAGGCCTAGGTGATTTAAGCCTTCGAGAAGTGGCGGGGGAAGCAGGAATCGTTCCAGCCGCCTTCTATCGGCATTTTAAAAATATGGAAGAGCTCGGTTTGTCACTTGTGGATGAGTGTGGAAGCCGAATCCAGACAATTGTAGGGGATGCTCGCACCAAGGGAGCCTATAAGTCAGCTTTGCAACTTACGATTGGATTTTTCTTTGATTATGTTACGAATAACCGTTCCCTCTTTCGTTTTATCGCCAGGGAAAGAACCGGTGGGAACCGAAAGATTCGGGAAAAAATTCGTGAGTCGATGAAATCAATCGCAACGGAACTTGCAAAAGATATGCGAATGCCAAAAATGATTCCTGTCGAAGACATCCAATTTGCATCTGAATTGATTGTGAGTATTTGTTTTCAAATGGCTTCCGATTTTTTAGATCTGTCAACCGAAGCCCACTCAGAGATGAGAAAATTAAAATTGCAGACGATCAAACAAGTGCGATTGGTTTTTATCGGTACCATCCGAGGAAGAAAACGAAAAGATAAGTAAAATTAAATCTAAATTAATAGATTTAGTTTTTATCTGATTGATGTAATGGGAAAGAAATCATGATGTTAAGCCCTTCCCCTTTTTTAGAAACAGAGGAAAGGACTCCTTTTAACTGAGAAGTGAGACTACGAATTAGTTCATAACCGAAATGATTTCCTTTTTCGATGTTCACTGAATCCGGTAAACCTTCTCCATCATCTCCCACTGACAAAATGATATTTTCGCTGGAACGTGACAAGTGGATGCGAACATCACCACCTTTTTCATTTGGATATGCATACTTTAAGGCATTTGTCAAAAGTTCGTTTAGGATCAAACCAAGTGGCAAAGTTCGTTTTAAATCCAAACGAATTTCTTCTAACTTAACATCAAATCGGATTTTTGTAGGATTCAGAACAAAAATATCATGAAGGCTAAACACTAAATCTTCAATGTACTTACGCAAATCAACAGATTCCAAATCTTCCGATTGGTATAAATTTTCGTAAACCTTGGACATGGACATGATTCTGGATTGCGCATTTAAAAACGATTGTTTGGCGACGTCGTTTTCAACTTTAAAAGATTCTAAATTCAAAAGTCCTGAAATGATGGCGAGGGTATTTTTAACCCTATGTTGTAATTCTTTTAATAAAACATCTTTTTCTTCCAAAGATTTTGCGAGCCGGTCTTCGATATCTAAAATTTTTGTGACATCTAAATTGATCCAGAGAATGAACCTTTCTCCTGCAATTTCAAAGGCCTGGCTGAATACCATAACATCAAATTTTTTACCGTCCGAATGCGTGACAGACATTCTTTCGCCTGCCATCCGACCTTTTTCTTGATAAATTTGTGTTAGACGTGCAAGTTGTTCGGGATTACTCCAGGCCTCAAACTCTGTTGTTTTTCTGCCAATGACCCTTGTTTTTTCCAACTGGAAGATGGTTTCCATGGAGGAATTTATATCCAAATAGGTTCCATCTTTGACTGTAGAAATCGCCATGGCAATGGGACTGAGTTGAAATACCTTTGCATAAAGGCTTTCCCCATCTTTGGGTGGAACCATAACAGGTGCATTGGGTGTTTCTCTAAATACAATCACGACTCCGCTTAAATTCTTTTCAGAATCTAAAATAGGGGATATTGTTTCTGTAACATGTGTTTCGCGACCGCTACGAGAAACGATAATAAGATCATTTCGCCTTTCCGTTTTTTCGAGTCCACTTAAAGCATTTAGAAAGGGATAGGAAACCCGAGTTCTAGCTTCTGCCTGAATTAAATATAAAAATGAAGAAAGGTCTTTTTCTAAAACTTCTGATTTGCGATGCCCCAACATATCCAGAGCTTTGTGATTGATTTCACGGATTAAACCTTCAGGGGAAAGAACAATCACACCATCTCCCATAGCTTCAAAAGTAATCCGAAGTTCTTTTTCTCGAAATGCTAACGATTGTTCCGCTTGGTAAAGTTTGAGTGCAGATCGAATCATACATTCGATGATATCAGGGCTGGAAATTTTTGGAATGAAACCGTAGTGTTTTATTTTGCAAACACGATCCAGAATTTTGTTATCTGAATAACCACTAACAAATAGAATCGGAATCTCACGATACGAAAGAATTTTTTCAGCAAGTTGGATTCCATCCATTCCATCGGAAAGATTTATATCCATAAGAATCAAATCTACTCTTTCACCTGACGTGATGTAGTTGTATGCATCGTTTGTATTTGATACATACTGCACGGAATACCCTTTATTTTTGAGGAATTCTGACTGTGAAATAGCCAATATGGCTTCATCTTCCACAAGCAAAATATGACCTAAACTATGTTTGAGTTCCGTAAATGGCATAGAGTGTTCTATCGATTTTCATAATGAGGCGGTAGAAAAGCAATCGATTAAGATGATAAATTTTTATGAAAAAAAACGAAAACATCTGCAATAAAAACCAACGGCGACTGTTGAAGGTTAAAACTTTTTGATTGCGAATCTGTCTTATGAAGAATGGATTATGTCGATTTTAAATCACAAACGAATGTTTGTTGACATAAATTTTACGTAAGAAACCAAGCTACGAAGTTTTTTTCTATCAAACGTTCTTTTTTCATATTAGACTTATAGGGACGAATCACCCGATGAACTAAAAACCTTTGCTCGTTTTTGAAAACAAAGAAGAGAGAGAGAAAAACTAAGGATTAGTACCTAACTATTGTTACAAATTAAGATAAGTCTGAGTTTTCATCTGGTTCGAAGAACGCAAGATTTTCAGGCCCCTCATGGATCACAATCCGGCGGATTCTGCCATCAGAAGATTTGACATCTGACTTAAGACCTGCATAAAACCAACGAGCTACATTCTCAGAAGTGGGATTGACCCCTTTAAAATCGGGATGGTCATTGATCAAGATATGATCAATGGAATGGACTAACTCGGAAAGGCGGGTTCTTGCTGTTAAAAAATCATAAGAAATGCCATCTGGACGAATGTTTGTATTTCCCTCCAAAAATACCTCCACCTTCCAGGAATGCCCGTGGATGGGCTCATCTGAGCCGTCGGCAAAGTACTGGTAGAGGAAATGGGCGGATTCAAACCTTCCCTCAATTCGGACATAAAATTTCCCGTTTTCTTGGGTAAACATTCCATTGACGAATAGAGCATAGTCCAATATTTGTATAGTAATTTCCTTCCTGAGGGTTCTTAAGATGACCGAAACAACAAAACCGCGCTTTTTTAAAGAAATGACTGTGGGCGAAGCGATTGCAATCCATCCAGAAGCAGGGCTTGTTTTCTCCAGCTACCATTTAGGTGGATGTTCACACTGCTCCATTAACGAAGTTGAGACAATTGAACAAGTTTGTATGGGTTATGGTGTAGAAGTAGACACTCTCATCGATTCCCTCAACAATCTTTTCTCTGAAGAATAGACCAAATTTTCACTTCCACATTGTAAGGGCCCTTGTTCGGCCCACGTGTTTTTTTATCCCACCCCAAAACATAGTTTCGTAGGTCAACGATGGCAAAACATTTTGTACGTTTTCAATATAAAAATAAAATTGATTGGGGAATGGTTAGTGGAGAAAAAATCTTTCCTTTACAAATCGGTGATCTCTCCACCAAGAATTTGTTAGTTGGTCTTCAAAAGAAAAAAATCAAAACTCCAACAAAAATCCCATCGCAGAAAATCATTCCCCAAAACAACATTACGATTTTGTCACCAATCACAACTCCCTGCCAAGTGATTTGCCAAGGGGCTAATTATAAAAAACATTCTTTAGAAGCTGGGCTCAATCCTAAATCAAAAACATATAATTTGTTTTTTACTAAGTCCGATTTGTCTATTACCACTGCTATTGGCGATGTGATTCGACCAAAACATGTTGAACTATTAGATTATGAAATCGAATTGGGAATTGTATTTGGAAAAGAAATCAATGAAGAACTTGATTTGCATTCTTACAACCCAAAAGAATATATAGCGGCTCTTTTCATTGCCAATGATATTTCGGCAAGGGACATCCAACTTCGACAATTACAATGGTATAAAGGCAAATCTTATAGAACTTTTTTTCCTGCCGGACCCATTCTAGCTGTATTAGAGCCAAATGATTTTGATCAAATCGATTCGTTAGAATTAAACTTAACTGTCAATGGGCAATTAAGACAATCCGCAAAAGCAAACCAAATGGTGTATCCACCAAAAGAAACTATTGCCGAACTTTCTGGGTTTTCTCGTATTCAAGTTGGAGATGTTTTATTAACAGGAACACCTTCTGGTTGTGCGCTTAAGGCTCCAGGAAAACTAAAACAAATATTTGCAAGTTTTTTACCTGAACACAAAAAGTGGGAAGTTTTTATCAAAGGACAAAAAAAACGAAAAGAATATTTACAACCTGGCGATGTTATCAAAGCAAACATTCGCACTCCCGATGGAAAAATCAATTTGGGAGAACAAATCCTTCAGGTGAAACAAGGATCAATTGATTGGACAACCTAACCTATAGCATACCGGGACTATTATTTCCAGCAATCTCTTTACTGATGCTCGCTTATACCAATCGTTTTTTTGGATTAGCAAAACTTTCCAGGCAACTTCTCAGCGAATACGAATCTTCAAAGTCAGAGATTTTAGAAAAACAAATTCACAACTTACGTTTTCGCATTACATTGATTTTATATGCTCAAAGTGCGGGAATCTTTAGTTTGATTTTATGTACTTGTTCGATGGGTATGATTCCGTTTTATAATATAGTGGCTTGGGTTTTATTCGCCTCATCACTTTTATTTATGGTGATCTCACTCATTTTAGCACTGATAGAAATTCATTTATCAGTGATTGCCTTAGA
This genomic interval carries:
- a CDS encoding PAS domain S-box protein — encoded protein: MPFTELKHSLGHILLVEDEAILAISQSEFLKNKGYSVQYVSNTNDAYNYITSGERVDLILMDINLSDGMDGIQLAEKILSYREIPILFVSGYSDNKILDRVCKIKHYGFIPKISSPDIIECMIRSALKLYQAEQSLAFREKELRITFEAMGDGVIVLSPEGLIREINHKALDMLGHRKSEVLEKDLSSFLYLIQAEARTRVSYPFLNALSGLEKTERRNDLIIVSRSGRETHVTETISPILDSEKNLSGVVIVFRETPNAPVMVPPKDGESLYAKVFQLSPIAMAISTVKDGTYLDINSSMETIFQLEKTRVIGRKTTEFEAWSNPEQLARLTQIYQEKGRMAGERMSVTHSDGKKFDVMVFSQAFEIAGERFILWINLDVTKILDIEDRLAKSLEEKDVLLKELQHRVKNTLAIISGLLNLESFKVENDVAKQSFLNAQSRIMSMSKVYENLYQSEDLESVDLRKYIEDLVFSLHDIFVLNPTKIRFDVKLEEIRLDLKRTLPLGLILNELLTNALKYAYPNEKGGDVRIHLSRSSENIILSVGDDGEGLPDSVNIEKGNHFGYELIRSLTSQLKGVLSSVSKKGEGLNIMISFPLHQSDKN
- a CDS encoding TetR family transcriptional regulator is translated as MKLNKRYAQKLRTHSNLLDGALRLMGEEKGLGDLSLREVAGEAGIVPAAFYRHFKNMEELGLSLVDECGSRIQTIVGDARTKGAYKSALQLTIGFFFDYVTNNRSLFRFIARERTGGNRKIREKIRESMKSIATELAKDMRMPKMIPVEDIQFASELIVSICFQMASDFLDLSTEAHSEMRKLKLQTIKQVRLVFIGTIRGRKRKDK
- a CDS encoding 6-carboxytetrahydropterin synthase codes for the protein MFTQENGKFYVRIEGRFESAHFLYQYFADGSDEPIHGHSWKVEVFLEGNTNIRPDGISYDFLTARTRLSELVHSIDHILINDHPDFKGVNPTSENVARWFYAGLKSDVKSSDGRIRRIVIHEGPENLAFFEPDENSDLS
- a CDS encoding flavin reductase family protein → MKTFPFIYNQPKEFLKFLQPGDWADFLLGEINPRFSVTTVKAKVIAVREETADAKTLVLKPNWLWKGFVSGQHVPVTIEIAGRRVTRFYSLSSFPGEKYLSITVKRQAGGLVSNFINQNIKKGDLLELGEPSGEFVLPKVLPSKILFLAGGSGITPIHSILKQLQANQFKGKVTLLYFVRSYEDIILHSSLEEIVKATGFLEIRYIFSDVPREGFDSGFLTKEILQKYTDDIKSYSVYVCGPGPMQTKALSLLEGNEVKSELFLLPGQSQLKVKKTGTVDVFLSLSHKTIQVKGERSLLEELEDQGIYPPSGCRMGICHTCVCKKSAGSVTDLSKGEVSELGEENIQICISRAESNLELEL
- a CDS encoding DUF2721 domain-containing protein, which encodes MDNLTYSIPGLLFPAISLLMLAYTNRFFGLAKLSRQLLSEYESSKSEILEKQIHNLRFRITLILYAQSAGIFSLILCTCSMGMIPFYNIVAWVLFASSLLFMVISLILALIEIHLSVIALDIERNSILNSGSK
- a CDS encoding fumarylacetoacetate hydrolase family protein, giving the protein MAKHFVRFQYKNKIDWGMVSGEKIFPLQIGDLSTKNLLVGLQKKKIKTPTKIPSQKIIPQNNITILSPITTPCQVICQGANYKKHSLEAGLNPKSKTYNLFFTKSDLSITTAIGDVIRPKHVELLDYEIELGIVFGKEINEELDLHSYNPKEYIAALFIANDISARDIQLRQLQWYKGKSYRTFFPAGPILAVLEPNDFDQIDSLELNLTVNGQLRQSAKANQMVYPPKETIAELSGFSRIQVGDVLLTGTPSGCALKAPGKLKQIFASFLPEHKKWEVFIKGQKKRKEYLQPGDVIKANIRTPDGKINLGEQILQVKQGSIDWTT
- a CDS encoding DUF1858 domain-containing protein encodes the protein MTETTKPRFFKEMTVGEAIAIHPEAGLVFSSYHLGGCSHCSINEVETIEQVCMGYGVEVDTLIDSLNNLFSEE